Proteins from a single region of Dyadobacter fanqingshengii:
- a CDS encoding outer membrane protein assembly factor BamB family protein, whose amino-acid sequence MFEFLHYALRFFQKNISLALAAAAFAVLVAYQTQDEDRTWAIYKADAESTSYAPLSQINTTNVHQLQPTWTFTLNDMKAGSRAGNSECNPIIIDGVMYATSAKHLVYAVDAGTGRQIWAFDPFEGAEGGGVSRGVTYWENGDDKRILVTGGDVLFALNAQTGQPIPTFGRDGKVSMNVGLRDDPETISVIPTSPGIVYKDLLIMGAEVSELYGAQPGYIRAYNCVTGKLEWTFHTIPLPGEPGYETWPKDAYKYAGGVNDWAGMSLDVKRGIVFLALGSPSYDFYGADRKGSNLYGNSVVALHAATGKYIWHYQLVHHDLWDYDLPAPPNLVTVQRAGNNVDAVAQVTKHGFVFVFNRETGEPLFPIEERKVPASNIPGEEAWPTQPFPLKPKPFARQWMTEEDLTHYSDAGRDSIVKKFRSMRYEGLFTPPDLKGTLMLPGTRGGAEWGGAAYDPTTSVLFVKSNDSPEIQSMKKVDAEKEAKDQTIFEQGKTIYMTYCVACHGKDKNGDEPNYPSLVGLKNRMTREAALDKIKKGGGKMPAFASVVKGKEKGIIAFLYEREQNSSKVTKMETGQTKAGAEKYLNLTAYGHFRDPDGNPALRPPWGTLNAINLTTGEYEWQIPLGNNERLQAKDSPETGQEGSAGPIVTAGGLIFISGTNDKKLRAIDKQTGKVLWQTLLPGVANATACTYMHRGKQYVALSVGGNKENPSGSIMAFKLP is encoded by the coding sequence ATGTTTGAATTTCTACACTATGCGCTGCGCTTTTTCCAAAAAAATATCAGCCTTGCGCTGGCAGCCGCTGCATTTGCAGTCCTTGTAGCCTACCAGACTCAGGACGAAGACCGCACCTGGGCAATTTATAAAGCTGATGCCGAAAGCACCAGTTACGCCCCGCTGAGCCAGATCAATACGACGAATGTGCATCAGTTGCAACCAACATGGACATTTACATTAAATGATATGAAGGCAGGATCGCGGGCGGGAAACAGCGAATGCAATCCGATCATTATCGACGGTGTCATGTACGCCACTTCAGCAAAACATCTTGTTTACGCGGTGGACGCCGGAACGGGCCGCCAGATCTGGGCCTTCGATCCGTTTGAAGGAGCCGAGGGTGGCGGTGTGAGCCGCGGCGTTACTTATTGGGAAAATGGTGACGACAAACGCATTCTGGTTACCGGTGGTGATGTGCTTTTCGCGCTGAATGCACAGACAGGCCAACCCATTCCTACATTTGGCAGGGATGGAAAAGTGAGTATGAATGTGGGGCTGCGTGACGATCCCGAAACGATTTCTGTGATTCCAACCAGCCCGGGAATTGTCTATAAAGACTTGCTTATTATGGGCGCAGAAGTTTCTGAATTGTATGGCGCACAACCGGGATATATCCGCGCATACAACTGTGTGACAGGCAAGTTGGAATGGACTTTTCACACCATCCCGCTTCCAGGGGAGCCGGGTTATGAAACGTGGCCAAAGGATGCCTACAAATATGCGGGCGGCGTTAATGATTGGGCCGGAATGAGCCTGGACGTAAAAAGAGGCATTGTTTTCCTCGCACTGGGATCGCCGAGTTACGACTTTTATGGTGCCGATCGCAAGGGAAGCAATTTATACGGAAACAGCGTCGTGGCGCTTCATGCTGCCACAGGAAAGTATATCTGGCACTATCAGCTTGTACACCACGACCTTTGGGATTATGACCTGCCTGCTCCGCCTAATTTGGTGACTGTGCAACGAGCCGGTAACAATGTGGATGCCGTTGCGCAGGTTACCAAGCACGGATTTGTTTTCGTGTTTAACAGGGAAACGGGCGAGCCGCTTTTTCCGATAGAGGAAAGAAAAGTGCCGGCATCCAACATTCCGGGCGAAGAAGCCTGGCCTACACAGCCGTTTCCACTCAAACCCAAGCCATTTGCACGGCAATGGATGACCGAAGAGGATCTGACCCATTATTCCGATGCCGGCCGTGATTCTATCGTAAAAAAGTTTCGTTCTATGCGGTACGAAGGGCTTTTCACTCCACCCGACCTCAAAGGCACATTAATGCTGCCCGGCACGCGCGGCGGCGCAGAATGGGGCGGTGCTGCATACGATCCAACCACTTCGGTTCTTTTTGTCAAATCCAATGACTCTCCGGAAATCCAGTCCATGAAAAAAGTGGATGCAGAGAAAGAAGCAAAGGATCAAACCATTTTTGAACAGGGTAAAACCATTTATATGACCTATTGCGTGGCCTGTCATGGAAAGGATAAAAATGGCGATGAGCCCAATTACCCATCCCTCGTCGGCCTGAAAAACCGCATGACGCGAGAGGCTGCATTGGACAAAATCAAAAAAGGCGGAGGGAAAATGCCTGCTTTTGCCAGTGTGGTCAAAGGCAAAGAAAAAGGCATCATTGCCTTCCTTTACGAACGTGAGCAAAATTCCAGCAAGGTTACCAAAATGGAAACGGGCCAGACGAAGGCAGGCGCGGAAAAATATTTGAATTTAACTGCTTACGGACATTTTCGTGATCCCGACGGCAACCCGGCCCTTCGTCCGCCATGGGGAACATTGAATGCAATCAATCTTACAACCGGAGAATACGAATGGCAGATCCCGCTCGGAAACAATGAAAGGTTGCAAGCAAAAGATTCGCCGGAAACAGGCCAGGAAGGTTCAGCCGGGCCCATTGTAACCGCTGGCGGACTCATTTTTATCAGTGGAACAAATGACAAGAAACTCCGCGCAATCGACAAGCAAACCGGAAAAGTCCTCTGGCAAACCCTCCTGCCCGGGGTCGCGAATGCCACTGCCTGCACTTACATGCACAGAGGCAAGCAATATGTAGCATTGTCGGTCGGTGGAAACAAGGAGAACCCTTCCGGCTCCATTATGGCATTCAAACTACCTTGA
- a CDS encoding DUF899 domain-containing protein, giving the protein MEKQNEMMDAISAESTEHHRIVSQQEWIEERKELLKKEKELTRLNDELARKRRQLPWVKVDKLYSFESEQGKETLSDLFGGKSQLIIYHFMFAPGWKEGCPGCSFLADHIDGANLHLAHHDVSVVVVSRAPLQELLPFKNRMEWKFKWASSFGSDFNYDYFVSFTQEQIDNGEVYYNYRNQINDEGTESPGTSVFFKDELGNIYHTYSSYSRAGDILIGAHNYLDLTPKGRNEDSTMDWMRHHDKYDDFKKDTGSCCH; this is encoded by the coding sequence ATGGAAAAACAAAATGAAATGATGGACGCAATTTCAGCCGAAAGCACTGAGCACCATCGCATTGTCTCGCAGCAGGAATGGATCGAAGAACGCAAAGAACTGCTCAAAAAAGAAAAGGAGCTTACCCGCCTTAATGACGAGCTGGCCCGTAAGCGCCGCCAGCTGCCGTGGGTGAAGGTAGACAAATTATATTCATTTGAAAGCGAGCAGGGCAAGGAAACATTATCAGACCTCTTCGGCGGAAAAAGCCAGCTGATCATTTATCATTTCATGTTTGCCCCGGGCTGGAAAGAAGGCTGCCCGGGTTGCTCTTTCCTGGCTGATCATATAGATGGCGCTAATCTGCACTTGGCGCACCACGACGTTTCCGTGGTAGTCGTTTCCCGTGCTCCTTTGCAGGAATTGCTTCCATTTAAAAACCGCATGGAGTGGAAATTCAAATGGGCCTCGTCCTTCGGCAGCGACTTCAATTATGACTATTTTGTTTCTTTTACCCAAGAGCAAATTGATAATGGTGAAGTGTATTACAATTACCGGAACCAAATAAATGATGAAGGGACGGAATCACCAGGAACGAGTGTGTTTTTCAAAGACGAATTGGGGAACATTTATCACACGTATTCCAGCTATTCACGCGCCGGCGACATCCTGATCGGTGCTCATAATTACCTGGATCTGACGCCAAAAGGAAGAAACGAGGATAGTACAATGGACTGGATGCGCCATCATGATAAGTACGATGATTTCAAAAAAGACACTGGTTCCTGCTGTCATTAA